One genomic region from Triticum urartu cultivar G1812 unplaced genomic scaffold, Tu2.1 TuUngrouped_contig_4396, whole genome shotgun sequence encodes:
- the LOC125527758 gene encoding putative CBL-interacting protein kinase 13, producing the protein MARMAGKGSSGRALAGGASGASGREREGKKALLLGRFEVGRLLGQGNFAKVYQARNVATGEEVAIKVIEKEKVFKSGLTAHIKREIAALRRVRHPHIVQLYEVMATKLRIYFVMEYVRGGELFARVAKGPLPEGEARRYFQQLVSAVAFCHARGVYHRDIKPENLLVDDAGDLKVSDFGLSAVAEQMRHDGLFHTFCGTPAYVAPEVLSRRGYDAAKADLWSCGVVLFVLGAGYLPFQDRNLVGMYRKIHRGDFRCPKWFSPELLRLM; encoded by the coding sequence ATGGCGCGGATGGCAGGCAAGGGGAGCAGCGGCAGGGCACTGGCCGGCGGGGCCAGCGGGGCCAGTGGACGCGAGCGTGAGGGGAAGAAGGCGCTGCTGCTGGGGCGGTTCGAGGTGGGGAGGCTGCTGGGGCAGGGCAACTTCGCCAAGGTGTACCAGGCGCGCAACGTGGCCACCGGCGAGGAGGTGGCCATCAAGGTGATCGAGAAGGAGAAGGTCTTCAAGTCCGGCCTCACGGCGCACATCAAGCGCGAGATCGCCGCGCTCCGCCGCGTGCGCCACCCGCACATCGTGCAGCTCTACGAGGTAATGGCCACCAAGCTCCGCATCTACTTCGTCATGGAGTACGTGCGCGGCGGCGAGCTGTTCGCGCGCGTCGCCAAGGGCCCGCTCCCGGAGGGCGAGGCCCGGCGCTACTTCCAGCAGCTGGTCTCCGCCGTCGCCTTCTGCCACGCGCGCGGGGTGTACCACCGGGACATCAAGCCTGAGAACCTCCTcgtcgacgacgccggcgacctCAAGGTCTCCGACTTCGGCCTCTCCGCTGTCGCCGAGCAGATGCGCCACGACGGGCTGTTCCACACCTTCTGCGGCACCCCGGCCTACGTCGCCCCCGAGGTGCTCTCCCGCCGCGGCTACGACGCCGCCAAGGCCGACCTCTGGTCATGCGGCGTCGTGCTCTTCGTCCTCGGCGCCGGCTACCTCCCGTTCCAGGACCGGAACCTCGTCGGCATGTACCGCAAGATCCACAGGGGCGACTTCCGCTGCCCCAAGTGGTTctccccggagctcctccgcctcATG